One window from the genome of Hippoglossus hippoglossus isolate fHipHip1 chromosome 6, fHipHip1.pri, whole genome shotgun sequence encodes:
- the plekhg7 gene encoding pleckstrin homology domain-containing family G member 7 isoform X2: MSTLKHVILQGKDEDVEKTLDWSYIEWAENEVVAPGVANAQTQTDCGPFEHKESQTSNPVIMHIDLTRTHSRLRHSSLVDTDSLVAPLFQFDRQAPARISTSPTLRRMRSTRRPLMDSRDPVRMGSTEEEPPPGSTLSRAHRAKSPLAAGTLSDGEICHDHQPVSSSGRQRTRSHRSETFDNGCTSVRQECHSALPTLETAFGFPDGEEQEKDHCCSRLQERRRSSVVVSLPGLDVSPGDLFVSNGAAGILSDTKKSKWPFSMRSTTKGKSQTGTVSDIENYLSTAQIQDWRNSELLKYKDFTVAEFLRDQSSQVSTDSCPQAFKREETIWELFTSECVYFLHQLRVLKEVFSATLTNLQMRDSLTDVDTWRLFANLNELCLVSFGFLTNLLRVIKDTLEITKGGGSTLLELLSKAFQESICHSLQTYCLNYSTALLYLDSLKPREDFGSYVKWCERNEQCRRLQLRDLLVAPLQRLTRYPLLLRNIAKRCETEEETRGLQAIAEQVDTSICDLEGKVKWLDNYQKVKQLRDALVWLPVWERDKRSFVPENLKHLLKTVTLENLISHRSLLHEGKVLLTENTKLIDVYLFLFDEFLLITKIKRNKKRLMGPDQNPLRLPQNLELDQLLKEGCTFTVLDQPVSLDRLQLKNIDQLNASTSGLPHSFIIMHQNRYQQCIGVFILQAASESAKKVWMSKIEGAVMALLKLDSQQPRVKSSSLWLESSQI, translated from the exons ATGTCTACGCTGAAGCACGTTATTCTGCAGGGCAAGGACGAGGACGTCGAGAAGACGCTGGACTGGAGTTACATCGAATGGGCCGAGAATGAAGTTGTGGCCCCGGGCGTCGCAAACGCGCAGACTCAAACGGACTGTGGGCCCTTCGAGCACAAGGAGAGCCAGACCAGCAACCCGGTCATCATGCACATAGACCTCACACGGACACACTCCAGGCTCAGACATTCATCCCTGGTGGACACTGACAGTTTGGTGGCACCTTTGTTCCAGTTTGACCGGCAGGCCCCCGCACGTATCTCCACCTCTCCCACtttgaggaggatgaggagcacCCGGCGTCCTCTGATGGACTCTCGGGACCCTGTGAGGATGGGGAGCACGGAGGAGGAGCCCCCCCCTGGCAGCACGCTATCCCGAGCACACAGAGCCAAATCTCCTCTTGCGGCAGGGACCCTCTCTGATGGCGAGATCTGTCACGATCACCAGCCCGTTTCATCCTCAGGCCGACAGAGAACCAGATCACATAGATCAGAGACGTTTGACAATGGTTGCACCTCCGTGAGACAGGAATGTCACAGTGCTCTTCCTACTCTTGAGACAGCCTTTGGATTTCCAGATGGGGAGGAACAG GAGAAAGACCACTGCTGTTCTCG GCTCCAGGAAAGGAGGCGGAGTTCTGTGGTGGTCAGTTTGCCCGGATTGGATGTTTCCCCCGGAGATCTTTTTGTATCCAATGGAGCAGCTGGAATATTAAGTG ATACTAAGAAGTCGAAGTGGCCGTTCTCGATGCGTAGCACG ACTAAAGGGAAGTCGCAGACAGGCACGGTGTCAGACATAGAAAATTATCTCTCCACGGCACAGATTCAAGACTGGAGAAACTCTGAGCTTCTGAAGTATAAG gacttCACTGTGGCGGAGTTCCTGCGTGACCAGTCTTCCCAGGTGAGCACCGACTCATGTCCTCAGGCCTTCAAGAGAGAAGAGACCATATGGGAGCTCTTCACTAGTGAGTGTGTCTACTTCCTGCATCAGCTCAGGGTGCTCAAAGAG GTGTTTTCGGCTACACTCACAAACCTGCAGATGAGGGACTCCCTGACTGACGTCGACACCTGGAGACTGTTTGCAAACCTCAACGAGCTCTGCCTG GTGAGCTTCGGTTTCCTGACCAACCTCCTCCGCGTCATAAAGGACACGTTGGAGATTACCAAGGGTGGCGGGTCCAccctgctggagctgctgagcaAG GCTTTCCAGGAGAGCATATGTCACAGTCTGCAGACGTACTGCCTGAACTACTCCACGGCTCTGCTTTATCTGGACAGTCTGAAGCCCCGAGAGGACTTTGGATCCTACGTGAAG tgGTGTGAGAGGAACGAGCAGTGCCGGAGGCTGCAGCTGCGTGACCTGTTGGTGGCGCCACTGCAGAGGCTGACTCGATacccgctgctgctgcggaATATTGCGAAGAGGtgtgagacggaggaagagacCAGAGGCCTGCAGGCGATAGCAGAGCAAGTGGACACGTCCATAT GTGATTTAGAGGGAAAGGTGAAATGGCTGGATAACtaccagaaggtgaaacagcTGCGGGACGCCCTGGTGTGGCTGCctgtgtgggagagagacaaGCGCTCCTTCGTCCCTGAG AATCTGAAACATCTCCTGAAGACCGTCACGCTGGAGAATCTCATTTCTCACAGAAGTCTGCTGCACGAAGGGAAAGTGCTGCTCACAG AGAACACAAAGCTGATCGATGTTTACCTGTTCCTGTTCGATGAGTTCCTGCTCATCACAAAGataaagagaaacaagaag AGGTTGATGGGTCCGGACCAGAATCCTCTGAGGCTGCCGCAGAACCTGGAGCTGGATCAGCTGCTGAAGGAGGGATGCACCTTCACCGTTCTGGACCAGCCCGTCTCCCTGGACCGACTCCAGCTCAAGAACATCGATCAGCTAAATGCATCAA CGTCAGGGCTGCCTCACTCCTTCATAATCATGCACCAGAACCGCTACCAGCAGTGCATCGGCGTGTTCATCCTGCAGGCTGCGTCAGAATCTGCCAAG AAAGTGTGGATGTCAAAGATAGAGGGCGCTGTGATGGCGCTGCTGAAGCTGGACTCTCAGCAGCCGCGAGTGAAGAGCTCCTCCCTGTGGCTGGAGTCTTCTCAGATCTGA
- the plekhg7 gene encoding pleckstrin homology domain-containing family G member 7 isoform X1, with product MSTLKHVILQGKDEDVEKTLDWSYIEWAENEVVAPGVANAQTQTDCGPFEHKESQTSNPVIMHIDLTRTHSRLRHSSLVDTDSLVAPLFQFDRQAPARISTSPTLRRMRSTRRPLMDSRDPVRMGSTEEEPPPGSTLSRAHRAKSPLAAGTLSDGEICHDHQPVSSSGRQRTRSHRSETFDNGCTSVRQECHSALPTLETAFGFPDGEEQEKDHCCSRLQERRRSSVVVSLPGLDVSPGDLFVSNGAAGILSGINFSDTKKSKWPFSMRSTTKGKSQTGTVSDIENYLSTAQIQDWRNSELLKYKDFTVAEFLRDQSSQVSTDSCPQAFKREETIWELFTSECVYFLHQLRVLKEVFSATLTNLQMRDSLTDVDTWRLFANLNELCLVSFGFLTNLLRVIKDTLEITKGGGSTLLELLSKAFQESICHSLQTYCLNYSTALLYLDSLKPREDFGSYVKWCERNEQCRRLQLRDLLVAPLQRLTRYPLLLRNIAKRCETEEETRGLQAIAEQVDTSICDLEGKVKWLDNYQKVKQLRDALVWLPVWERDKRSFVPENLKHLLKTVTLENLISHRSLLHEGKVLLTENTKLIDVYLFLFDEFLLITKIKRNKKRLMGPDQNPLRLPQNLELDQLLKEGCTFTVLDQPVSLDRLQLKNIDQLNASTSGLPHSFIIMHQNRYQQCIGVFILQAASESAKKVWMSKIEGAVMALLKLDSQQPRVKSSSLWLESSQI from the exons ATGTCTACGCTGAAGCACGTTATTCTGCAGGGCAAGGACGAGGACGTCGAGAAGACGCTGGACTGGAGTTACATCGAATGGGCCGAGAATGAAGTTGTGGCCCCGGGCGTCGCAAACGCGCAGACTCAAACGGACTGTGGGCCCTTCGAGCACAAGGAGAGCCAGACCAGCAACCCGGTCATCATGCACATAGACCTCACACGGACACACTCCAGGCTCAGACATTCATCCCTGGTGGACACTGACAGTTTGGTGGCACCTTTGTTCCAGTTTGACCGGCAGGCCCCCGCACGTATCTCCACCTCTCCCACtttgaggaggatgaggagcacCCGGCGTCCTCTGATGGACTCTCGGGACCCTGTGAGGATGGGGAGCACGGAGGAGGAGCCCCCCCCTGGCAGCACGCTATCCCGAGCACACAGAGCCAAATCTCCTCTTGCGGCAGGGACCCTCTCTGATGGCGAGATCTGTCACGATCACCAGCCCGTTTCATCCTCAGGCCGACAGAGAACCAGATCACATAGATCAGAGACGTTTGACAATGGTTGCACCTCCGTGAGACAGGAATGTCACAGTGCTCTTCCTACTCTTGAGACAGCCTTTGGATTTCCAGATGGGGAGGAACAG GAGAAAGACCACTGCTGTTCTCG GCTCCAGGAAAGGAGGCGGAGTTCTGTGGTGGTCAGTTTGCCCGGATTGGATGTTTCCCCCGGAGATCTTTTTGTATCCAATGGAGCAGCTGGAATATTAAGTGGTATAAACTTCTCTg ATACTAAGAAGTCGAAGTGGCCGTTCTCGATGCGTAGCACG ACTAAAGGGAAGTCGCAGACAGGCACGGTGTCAGACATAGAAAATTATCTCTCCACGGCACAGATTCAAGACTGGAGAAACTCTGAGCTTCTGAAGTATAAG gacttCACTGTGGCGGAGTTCCTGCGTGACCAGTCTTCCCAGGTGAGCACCGACTCATGTCCTCAGGCCTTCAAGAGAGAAGAGACCATATGGGAGCTCTTCACTAGTGAGTGTGTCTACTTCCTGCATCAGCTCAGGGTGCTCAAAGAG GTGTTTTCGGCTACACTCACAAACCTGCAGATGAGGGACTCCCTGACTGACGTCGACACCTGGAGACTGTTTGCAAACCTCAACGAGCTCTGCCTG GTGAGCTTCGGTTTCCTGACCAACCTCCTCCGCGTCATAAAGGACACGTTGGAGATTACCAAGGGTGGCGGGTCCAccctgctggagctgctgagcaAG GCTTTCCAGGAGAGCATATGTCACAGTCTGCAGACGTACTGCCTGAACTACTCCACGGCTCTGCTTTATCTGGACAGTCTGAAGCCCCGAGAGGACTTTGGATCCTACGTGAAG tgGTGTGAGAGGAACGAGCAGTGCCGGAGGCTGCAGCTGCGTGACCTGTTGGTGGCGCCACTGCAGAGGCTGACTCGATacccgctgctgctgcggaATATTGCGAAGAGGtgtgagacggaggaagagacCAGAGGCCTGCAGGCGATAGCAGAGCAAGTGGACACGTCCATAT GTGATTTAGAGGGAAAGGTGAAATGGCTGGATAACtaccagaaggtgaaacagcTGCGGGACGCCCTGGTGTGGCTGCctgtgtgggagagagacaaGCGCTCCTTCGTCCCTGAG AATCTGAAACATCTCCTGAAGACCGTCACGCTGGAGAATCTCATTTCTCACAGAAGTCTGCTGCACGAAGGGAAAGTGCTGCTCACAG AGAACACAAAGCTGATCGATGTTTACCTGTTCCTGTTCGATGAGTTCCTGCTCATCACAAAGataaagagaaacaagaag AGGTTGATGGGTCCGGACCAGAATCCTCTGAGGCTGCCGCAGAACCTGGAGCTGGATCAGCTGCTGAAGGAGGGATGCACCTTCACCGTTCTGGACCAGCCCGTCTCCCTGGACCGACTCCAGCTCAAGAACATCGATCAGCTAAATGCATCAA CGTCAGGGCTGCCTCACTCCTTCATAATCATGCACCAGAACCGCTACCAGCAGTGCATCGGCGTGTTCATCCTGCAGGCTGCGTCAGAATCTGCCAAG AAAGTGTGGATGTCAAAGATAGAGGGCGCTGTGATGGCGCTGCTGAAGCTGGACTCTCAGCAGCCGCGAGTGAAGAGCTCCTCCCTGTGGCTGGAGTCTTCTCAGATCTGA